In one window of Nicotiana tabacum cultivar K326 chromosome 12, ASM71507v2, whole genome shotgun sequence DNA:
- the LOC107785185 gene encoding uncharacterized protein LOC107785185 codes for MGSEGDADANQRKPRFLCLHGFRTSGQILKKQVFDKWPTQVVENLDLVFVDAPFPCQGKSEVEGIFDPPYYEWFQFNKEFTEYQNFDKCLAYIEECFIKHGPFDGLLGFSQGAILSGALPGLQEKGVALTKVPKIKYLIIIGGAQFKNESVAEKAYSSSITCPSVHFLGEQDYLKKYGIELLESYVDPVVIHHPKGHTIPRFDEKGLETMLSFIEKVQAEISK; via the exons ATGGGAAGTGAAGGTGATGCCGATGCCAATCAGAGGAAACCCAGATTTCTTTGCCTTCACGGGTTTCGAACTAGTGGCCAAATTCTTAAGAAACAAGTCTTTGACAAATGGCCAACTCAAGTGGTTGAAAATTTGGATCTTGTTTTTGTTGATGCACCTTTTCCTTGTCAAGGCAAATCTGAAGTTGAGGGTATTTTTGATCCTCCTTATTACGAATGGTTCCAATTCAACAAG GAATTTACGGAATATCAGAATTTTGATAAGTGTCTTGCATATATAGAAGAGTGCTTTATAAAACATGGACCTTTCGACGGTCTTCTTGGTTTCTCCCAG GGTGCAATTCTTTCTGGAGCATTGCCAGGGTTGCAAGAAAAG GGAGTGGCACTTACAAAGGTGCCCAAAATAAAATATCTGATAATAATTGGAGGGGCTCAATTTAAGAATGAATCAGTCGCCGAAAAAGCTTATTCATCGTCTATTACATGCCCGTCCGTTCACTTCTTAG GTGAGCAAGATTACCTGAAGAAGTATGGGATAGAACTGTTGGAATCATATGTTGATCCAGTGGTGATTCATCATCCTAAGGGCCACACTATACCAAGATTTG atGAGAAAGGATTAGAGACCATGCTTAGCTTTATCGAAAAGGTGCAAGCAGAGATTAGCAAGtga